In Jatrophihabitans endophyticus, one DNA window encodes the following:
- a CDS encoding class I SAM-dependent methyltransferase, translated as MSDAMDAEFDVLAEWTADAALELGPDHHLPAACRGSGGPRTLDLLLDELAPSAGQTLLDVGAGVGGPGAYAARRHGVAPLLSDPEAGAGRAARRLFDLPAVQADAQALPVADAAVPLAWALGVLCTTDDHTAVLRELRRVVAAGGRAGLLVYVAQCDVVDPPAGNNFPTEGGLAAAVRDAGFIVRWTTPMPPPSQEPPAWQEHADAVERVVQERHGDSDAWRTADRQSTRFGELLASGDVRGRLLVLE; from the coding sequence ATGAGTGACGCCATGGACGCGGAGTTCGACGTCCTCGCGGAGTGGACGGCCGACGCCGCCCTCGAGCTCGGCCCGGACCATCACCTGCCAGCGGCGTGCCGGGGCAGCGGGGGTCCGCGCACGCTCGACCTGCTGCTCGACGAGCTGGCGCCGTCGGCCGGTCAGACCCTGCTGGACGTCGGGGCCGGCGTCGGCGGTCCGGGCGCGTACGCCGCGCGACGTCACGGGGTCGCGCCGCTGCTGAGCGACCCGGAGGCCGGCGCGGGCCGGGCCGCCCGCCGGCTGTTCGACCTGCCGGCCGTCCAGGCCGACGCGCAGGCGCTGCCCGTCGCCGACGCCGCCGTGCCGCTCGCCTGGGCGCTCGGCGTGCTGTGCACGACCGACGACCACACCGCGGTGCTGCGGGAGCTCCGACGGGTCGTCGCGGCCGGCGGCCGGGCGGGTCTGCTCGTCTACGTGGCGCAGTGCGACGTCGTCGACCCGCCGGCGGGCAACAACTTCCCGACCGAGGGCGGCCTCGCCGCCGCCGTGCGCGACGCCGGCTTCATCGTGCGGTGGACGACTCCCATGCCGCCGCCGTCGCAGGAGCCGCCGGCCTGGCAGGAGCATGCCGACGCCGTCGAACGAGTGGTGCAGGAACGCCACGGCGACAGCGACGCGTGGCGCACCGCCGACCGGCAGAGCACGCGCTTCGGCGAGCTGCTCGCGAGCGGCGACGTCCGCGGCCGGTTGCTCGTGCTCGAATGA
- a CDS encoding formate/nitrite transporter family protein, with the protein MSYNAPPAVAAAAVASGTTKTLLPPPKALIGGFLAGAYIAFGGLLAIVASSGLDPKTWGGLVTVVTGLVFSLGLILVVIGGAELLTGNMALGPMAVFAGKVSVVRVLLNWLWVTIGNFAGSLFVAYVLADKTGVIKQGAPGSAGSSWIRLQAIAAGKGMTETHLEQFLRALGCNWLVCLAVWLALAATTVGGKILAIVFPITAFVALGFDHVVANMFFLPLAIFENTGITGGDMVLNLIFAFLGNAVGAGVFVGGAYYYLYLKDAPAD; encoded by the coding sequence ATGAGCTACAACGCGCCCCCTGCCGTCGCGGCGGCCGCCGTCGCGAGCGGGACGACCAAGACGCTGCTGCCGCCGCCGAAGGCGCTGATCGGCGGCTTCCTCGCCGGCGCCTACATCGCGTTCGGAGGCCTGCTGGCGATCGTGGCATCGTCCGGGCTCGACCCGAAGACGTGGGGCGGGCTGGTCACGGTCGTCACCGGTCTCGTGTTCAGCCTGGGCCTCATCCTCGTCGTGATCGGCGGTGCCGAGCTGCTGACCGGCAACATGGCGCTGGGCCCGATGGCCGTGTTCGCCGGCAAGGTCAGCGTGGTGCGGGTGCTGCTGAACTGGCTCTGGGTCACCATCGGCAACTTCGCCGGGTCGTTGTTCGTGGCCTACGTGCTGGCCGACAAGACGGGCGTGATCAAGCAGGGGGCACCCGGGTCGGCGGGGTCGTCCTGGATCCGGCTGCAGGCCATCGCCGCCGGCAAGGGCATGACCGAGACCCACCTGGAGCAGTTCCTGCGCGCGCTGGGCTGCAACTGGCTGGTGTGCCTCGCCGTCTGGCTCGCCCTCGCGGCCACCACCGTCGGCGGCAAGATCCTCGCCATCGTCTTCCCGATCACCGCGTTCGTCGCGCTCGGCTTCGACCACGTCGTCGCCAACATGTTCTTCCTGCCGCTCGCGATCTTCGAGAACACCGGCATCACCGGCGGCGACATGGTGCTGAACCTGATCTTCGCGTTCCTCGGCAACGCCGTCGGGGCCGGCGTGTTCGTCGGCGGCGCCTACTACTACCTCTACCTGAAGGACGCGCCGGCCGACTGA
- a CDS encoding methylenetetrahydrofolate reductase C-terminal domain-containing protein: MLTGDTACPKRMVFGPCGGVRPDGACEMVAMPCVFPEPVLRPDRVAGVAPGTAPRVLADVSSPPFDVAGLRRVATLLRDSSDALLVGEHHNRPDFPPTVVARILQDEGCRPWITLACRDRNRVVLEQELRGLQLSGVDTVLCVTGDGRGPDVRPDVTQVWDLDGPRLAELAASLGLCAAVPETPTAPPIVGRPARLAAKERSGAGIAVLNHVREPGQVARFMAQAHAAGLTIPVVAAVAAFTDAESAAALQRLPGLELDPEVVAAVLASADPVAAGISAAVDEAAALLAIDGVVGVNVSGLASSRGWDHAAEVKAAIGARIKELVV, from the coding sequence GTGCTGACCGGCGACACCGCGTGCCCCAAGCGCATGGTGTTCGGCCCGTGCGGCGGCGTCCGGCCGGACGGTGCCTGCGAGATGGTGGCCATGCCGTGCGTGTTCCCGGAGCCGGTGCTGCGTCCCGACCGGGTCGCCGGGGTCGCGCCCGGCACGGCACCGCGCGTGCTCGCCGACGTCAGCTCGCCGCCCTTCGACGTCGCCGGCCTGCGCCGCGTGGCCACGCTGCTGCGCGACAGCAGCGACGCGCTTCTCGTCGGTGAGCACCACAACCGCCCGGACTTCCCGCCCACCGTGGTGGCCCGCATCCTGCAGGACGAGGGCTGCCGGCCCTGGATCACGCTCGCCTGCCGGGACCGCAACCGCGTCGTGCTGGAGCAGGAGCTGCGCGGCCTGCAGTTGAGCGGCGTCGACACCGTGCTGTGCGTGACCGGCGACGGCCGCGGCCCGGACGTCCGCCCCGACGTCACGCAGGTGTGGGATCTCGACGGGCCCCGCCTCGCGGAGCTCGCCGCGTCGCTCGGGCTGTGCGCGGCCGTGCCCGAGACCCCGACCGCACCACCCATCGTCGGCCGACCGGCCCGGCTCGCCGCCAAGGAGCGCTCGGGGGCGGGCATCGCGGTGCTGAACCACGTCCGCGAGCCGGGGCAGGTGGCGCGATTCATGGCGCAGGCGCATGCGGCCGGGCTCACCATCCCGGTGGTCGCCGCCGTGGCCGCCTTCACCGACGCCGAGTCGGCCGCCGCGCTGCAGCGACTGCCCGGCCTCGAGCTCGATCCCGAGGTCGTGGCTGCGGTGCTCGCGTCGGCCGATCCGGTCGCGGCCGGGATCTCCGCCGCGGTCGACGAGGCCGCGGCCCTGCTCGCGATCGACGGCGTCGTCGGGGTGAACGTCTCGGGCCTCGCGTCGTCCCGGGGCTGGGACCACGCCGCCGAGGTGAAGGCGGCCATCGGCGCCCGGATCAAGGAGCTGGTCGTATGA
- a CDS encoding phosphatidylserine decarboxylase: MAPTATHLIERLHETLDGDARLARLLQRSLQRAHERAEADLDPALFAALEWPTTIEAYTDYITTFLRWIPQQSDATAWTDDDPQHRNSREVSDRLAHFFFLVDQHDGEDAGAAEGSAEFREWLTQVATEWGAFLDTPESFDDDILRTFVQDSPEYTVEESLVDGRPNEPSGWRTFNQFFARELNAGLRPIAEPGSNLLVTSPADCSYQHSYDIDDESNIPAVRVKNIKTYGNIRTLLEGSEYADAFAGGTFVHYMLPPSAYHRFHVPVAGAVREARVVQGQVYMQVDLRDGQLASLDRTETGYEFFQTRGVVVVDTAGSPGGDVGLVGVVPVGMAHVASVVLTAQAGAEVAKGEEFGYFQFGGSDIVLLFQAGTQPQVDTSADFRHVGTPAVRLTGRRS, encoded by the coding sequence ATGGCTCCGACGGCGACGCACTTGATCGAGCGACTGCACGAGACCCTCGACGGCGATGCCAGGCTGGCGCGGCTGCTCCAGCGGTCGTTGCAGCGAGCACACGAGCGCGCCGAGGCCGACCTGGACCCGGCGCTCTTCGCCGCACTCGAGTGGCCCACCACGATCGAGGCGTACACCGACTACATCACGACGTTCCTGCGCTGGATCCCGCAGCAGTCGGACGCCACAGCGTGGACGGACGACGATCCGCAGCACCGCAACTCCCGCGAGGTCAGCGATCGGCTCGCGCACTTCTTCTTCCTCGTCGACCAGCACGACGGTGAGGACGCCGGCGCGGCCGAAGGGTCCGCGGAGTTCCGTGAGTGGTTGACGCAGGTCGCGACCGAGTGGGGCGCGTTCCTGGACACGCCGGAGTCCTTCGACGACGACATCCTGCGCACCTTCGTCCAGGACTCGCCGGAGTACACCGTCGAGGAGTCGCTGGTCGACGGCCGGCCGAACGAGCCGAGCGGCTGGCGGACGTTCAACCAGTTCTTCGCCCGGGAGCTCAACGCCGGGCTGCGCCCGATCGCCGAGCCGGGCAGCAATCTGCTCGTCACCTCTCCGGCGGACTGCAGCTACCAGCACAGCTACGACATCGACGACGAGTCGAACATCCCCGCCGTCCGCGTGAAGAACATCAAGACCTACGGCAACATCCGGACGCTGCTCGAGGGCAGCGAATACGCCGACGCGTTCGCCGGCGGCACCTTCGTGCACTACATGCTCCCGCCGTCGGCCTACCACCGCTTCCACGTCCCGGTGGCCGGCGCCGTCCGCGAGGCCCGGGTCGTCCAGGGGCAGGTCTACATGCAGGTCGACCTGCGCGACGGGCAGCTGGCCTCGCTCGACCGCACCGAGACCGGCTACGAGTTCTTCCAGACGCGCGGCGTGGTCGTGGTCGACACGGCCGGCAGCCCGGGCGGCGACGTCGGGCTGGTGGGCGTCGTGCCGGTCGGCATGGCGCACGTCGCCTCGGTCGTGCTCACCGCGCAGGCCGGGGCCGAGGTCGCCAAGGGGGAGGAGTTCGGGTACTTCCAGTTCGGCGGCTCGGACATCGTCCTGCTGTTCCAGGCCGGCACGCAGCCCCAGGTCGACACCTCCGCCGACTTCCGCCACGTGGGGACGCCGGCGGTACGCCTCACCGGTCGGAGGTCGTGA
- a CDS encoding hypervirulence associated TUDOR domain-containing protein, producing MSDFHEGDRVTWASHGSEATGKVVRKITSETEAGGRTVKASKDEPQYLVKSDNGGEAVHKPDALQKA from the coding sequence ATGAGCGACTTCCATGAGGGCGACCGGGTGACGTGGGCGAGCCACGGCAGTGAGGCCACGGGCAAGGTCGTCCGCAAGATCACGAGCGAGACCGAGGCGGGTGGCCGCACGGTCAAGGCGAGCAAGGACGAGCCGCAGTACCTGGTGAAGAGCGACAACGGCGGCGAGGCCGTTCACAAACCCGACGCCCTGCAGAAGGCCTGA